The Alnus glutinosa chromosome 1, dhAlnGlut1.1, whole genome shotgun sequence region TTCCATTATTTAAAGGATTAAAATCCCTCGAAGGGTAGCATTTTTTTGTTGCtgggtttcttttattttttatttgttttttcttttcccactgCAACAAACACTGACCAAGACAAGACTCATCAAGTACATGAAAAAATGGCTCCATTAATGGCGGATTTTCTCAGAGTTGAGGTAGGTAAACTGCAACCTTGACATCTCTAAAGTGTGCTcctttttcaatattttcacGCCAATTTTTTTGGGCTTCATGTCAATGCAAAGATAAGAGATGGTACTTTGGTATCAAGTAAATATTTTCGCACTAAAAGCCTACCAGTTTGGTTGAAATCTGAGTCAAATTGCGTGGATGTTGTGTGTACATTATTGACTAAACTATTATGGGTTTCTTGTGAGTGCAAGAAATAATGTGCCTATTGCTTGTTTACCGCAATATATGAGTTGGGTTTGATCTCAAAGGaatcaagaaaaattttgtCTTGAGGTTACATATGGGTTATTCTCTGTGTTTGCGATTCAAGGTAGCTGAGAGCAGTGGTGGTATTTAGCATGTCTATATACTAAAATGTCTTGGGTTCAATCTCAAGTCAGGCTGAAAGATGGTTTTCTCACCAGCCCTCCTCTCTCTCATCCgctctcttcttctccttcttcttctgcttcATTGCCATATAATGGTGATTACCAGAAACAATCAACACCACCATCGTCATCATCATCTGGAAGCAAAATAAGTCCAGCAATTCTTTTTATCATTGTAATTCTAGCTGTTATCTTTTTCATATCTGGTCTCCTTCACTTGCTTATCAGATTTGTCATAAAGCATAGACCTTCATCAGCAATTACTGAATCCGATAGATACCCAGAAATGTCTGGGTCCGATGCTTTTCAAAGACAGTTGCAACAACTCTTTCATCTCCATGATTCTGGCCTAGATCAGGCTTTCATAGATGCTCTCCCTGTCTTCCTTTACAAAGAAATTGTGGGTCTGAAAGAGCCATTTGATTGCGCAGTTTGCCTCTgtgaattttcagaacaagacAAGTTGAGGTTGCTTCCCATGTGTAGTCATGCTTTTCATATTGGGTGTATAGACACATGGTTGCTTTCAAATTCAACCTGCCCTCTTTGTAGAGGGAACCTTTACACACCTGGGCTTGACATCGAAAACCCAGTTTTTTACTTTGAAGATGGAAGGGAAGAAGATGGGATTTCAGGCATTGGGGGAAGTGGGATTCTTTCTGGTCAAAAACCTTCAGAGAACGAGATTGTTAGTGAAAAGAGGGTATTTTGTATAAGACTTGGCAAATATAGAAGCTCAAAcgatggaggaggaggaggaggagtggAGAGAGGAGAGGAAGAGACCAGTACTAGTAGTTTGGATGCAAGAAGATGTTACTCTATGGGATCCTATCAATATGTGGTTGCTGATTCAGAGCTGCAAGTTGCCCTATGCCCCAATGGAGTTGGTGGTAGTATGAGGATTGTGAAAGGGAGAGCCGAACAAAATGGGAATTCTACAATTGATGGGGATGGTGAGGGGAAGAAAATTAATATTGGAAGTAAAGGTGAAAGCTTTTCTGTTTCTAAGATCTGGCAATGGTCCAAGAAGAGTAAATTCACAAGTTCCTCAGAAACCGGTACATCTTCTGCCACTGTGAGTTTGCCATGGCTTGATAGATCTCAGGGTGCATGAAGGTATTCAATGtgctttgttctttttttgcaTACTCCAATGAATCTATTTCTCATAGCGTATTCTCTCAGCTTTTTGTTGCCTTTTCTTTTAAGGGTTAATTCCTTACCCATATGCTAACTTCTGTGAATTATGCTCAGGTTTATTGAACTTTATTGCAAATGACTCTTTCTACTTTATCTTGTCAGTAAAATTCCTTTATGTCCATATATTTGGAATTTAAGAAAtgcttttttttcctttcaaactgCAAACCACGGCCATGAAAGGATTGTGCTCACTCATGACTCATCTTCACTCGCAACATTATTGCACCTTAATTCCTCAAACAAAATCAGCAGCTTTCCATATTCATTAGACTGATGAAGCATTGCATACCATAACCATGTGATGTTTAATTCAAAAGACAAAGGAGTCTTTTTAGATGCATACTTGTTGTGTGAATAAAGGATTACAGTGGAGTCAAATCAGATGTTGCTTTTTGGATGCTTTGAGTTTCTCTAGAAGTTTGCTTTTgtctaaaataaaattcttttctttttgatctTCCAAATGGAGACCCGCTTTTTGGTTGGATGAATTATGGTGGGATTCCTGAAAAGTCATGGGAGGGAACTCTTGCTATGAAGAGCCATGATTTGAAACGTTGACATATAGGCTGGTGGTTGTGGGGTCGATGGCGGGTGTTCCCTTATCTTATGATGCCATCTCCCCCAGAGAAAtgttttaaagaaagaaaacctgAATCCAATGGTACGATGTCGTTGTAGTGTCTCCTGTAGCACACCGCTCTTGCAGTTGTGAAAGCGAAACCCCATACCCCATCCCATAAATAGGGATTTGGACATTTTATTTGACAATTTTCTCGTCCACTTATAAATGACCGACTCTTCTCTGGCTAGTTTCAATTGAAGAGAATCCGTCTCTCtataatgagtaatgctacacatcatcttcttgtcctccttttgtcctcccaaatttgatgtggctcttaaaatcaccattgaatttatgatagatcattattgaattttgatccaatggtgattttaagagccacatcaattttgggaggatgaaaggtggacaagaggatgatgtgtagcattactcctctTAAATAACTATCACATTTGGATCATTGGATGGGATTAGGAAAAAGATTTAGCGTGAgggtttatttttgtttgcttttgcaAGAAATGGTTACTCTTTGGAAATGTCTTCCCTATCTAAACGGAAACATGGTTTTGTTTAGTAATATGTTTTCGagttttaatgtatttttggatagtattttttaaaaaaataaataaataaaaatgttttgatatgatataaatgtaaaaattgtttgtgtttttaagagtattttgtatttggattgtgttaatatttttcttttgagaaatatatatatatatatatatatttattttttctaaattgagTTGGAATAAAAATATCAGTTTAGAGGAAACTttgttcaaaagaaaagaaaagattctctctctctctctcttttttttttttggaatccACGTGTAAATTTTAAGATGCGATTGAGGGGGTGTAATAGTAAAGATAGAGCACAAGTTGGTGCAATTTGATATTTGTGGAAAAAGAGTGGGGTTGGGAACGTATTTGGTAGGACGTAGGGTGTGATGGGCCAAATGTGACAAGCTGGATCCTGGATATG contains the following coding sequences:
- the LOC133866978 gene encoding RING-H2 finger protein ATL46-like; the protein is MSWVQSQVRLKDGFLTSPPLSHPLSSSPSSSASLPYNGDYQKQSTPPSSSSSGSKISPAILFIIVILAVIFFISGLLHLLIRFVIKHRPSSAITESDRYPEMSGSDAFQRQLQQLFHLHDSGLDQAFIDALPVFLYKEIVGLKEPFDCAVCLCEFSEQDKLRLLPMCSHAFHIGCIDTWLLSNSTCPLCRGNLYTPGLDIENPVFYFEDGREEDGISGIGGSGILSGQKPSENEIVSEKRVFCIRLGKYRSSNDGGGGGGVERGEEETSTSSLDARRCYSMGSYQYVVADSELQVALCPNGVGGSMRIVKGRAEQNGNSTIDGDGEGKKINIGSKGESFSVSKIWQWSKKSKFTSSSETGTSSATVSLPWLDRSQGA